From Thermomicrobiales bacterium, the proteins below share one genomic window:
- a CDS encoding pitrilysin family protein has product MSFPYDKTVLDNGVRVVTGPMSGVKSASLILYFDVGSRFEQPEVAGVSHFLEHMLFKGTTKRPDAMMISEEVEGVGGILNAGTGRESTNYWAKVPSTKTDLAFDVLADMLNDSLIDAAELDKERSVIVEEIRGTEDSPEELVHEIIDEVIWGTDPVGRPIAGSVETVNAISREQMVDFWKRNYLPKRMVVAAGGDVEHNHIVELSEKYFGNLQHYGEPDTYVPAKVEQSEKRLHVLERPTEQAHLCIGMPALPFTTERRYVQGTIEAILSSGMSSRLFQEIREKRGLVYSVYGYFRPYEDVGQGVIYAGTDIKRVPEAIGAICNELARLRDEGVPLDELDRTKELRKGRLLMGLEDSRSMASWVGSQELVYGEILTPEQVTAKIEAVTAEQVHELSKELFRSDLLSLALIGPFENDDQFRDVLTLN; this is encoded by the coding sequence TTGTCCTTCCCGTATGACAAGACCGTGCTCGATAACGGCGTGCGCGTCGTCACCGGCCCCATGTCGGGGGTGAAATCGGCGAGTTTGATCCTCTATTTCGATGTCGGCTCCCGCTTCGAGCAGCCGGAAGTCGCGGGCGTGTCTCACTTTCTCGAGCACATGTTGTTCAAAGGCACCACCAAGCGCCCGGACGCCATGATGATCTCGGAAGAGGTCGAGGGCGTGGGCGGCATCCTCAACGCGGGCACAGGGCGGGAATCGACCAACTACTGGGCGAAGGTCCCCAGCACCAAGACCGATCTGGCTTTCGATGTCCTCGCCGACATGTTGAACGATTCGTTGATCGATGCTGCCGAGCTCGACAAGGAACGTTCGGTCATCGTGGAGGAGATTCGCGGCACCGAGGACTCGCCGGAAGAGCTCGTGCACGAGATCATCGACGAAGTCATCTGGGGGACCGATCCGGTCGGCCGCCCTATTGCTGGTTCGGTCGAAACAGTCAACGCCATCTCACGCGAGCAAATGGTCGATTTTTGGAAGCGCAACTACCTGCCCAAGCGCATGGTGGTCGCGGCTGGGGGCGATGTGGAACACAACCACATCGTCGAGCTCTCCGAAAAGTACTTTGGCAATCTGCAACATTATGGTGAACCGGACACCTATGTGCCCGCCAAGGTCGAGCAATCCGAGAAACGGCTGCATGTCCTCGAACGGCCGACCGAACAAGCGCATCTCTGCATCGGAATGCCTGCCCTGCCCTTTACGACCGAACGGCGGTACGTGCAAGGAACCATCGAAGCGATTCTCTCCTCCGGCATGAGCTCACGGCTCTTCCAGGAGATCCGCGAGAAACGCGGTCTCGTCTATTCGGTCTACGGCTACTTCCGACCCTATGAAGATGTCGGCCAGGGGGTCATCTACGCCGGGACGGACATCAAACGGGTCCCGGAGGCGATTGGCGCGATCTGCAACGAGCTCGCCCGCCTGCGCGATGAGGGCGTTCCGCTGGACGAACTCGACCGAACGAAGGAGCTGCGCAAGGGTCGCTTGCTCATGGGCCTGGAAGACAGCCGCTCGATGGCCAGCTGGGTCGGTTCGCAAGAACTCGTATATGGCGAAATCCTCACGCCTGAGCAGGTAACAGCCAAGATCGAGGCCGTCACCGCCGAGCAGGTGCATGAACTCTCGAAGGAGCTTTTCCGGTCCGACTTGTTGAGCCTCGCGTTGATCGGTCCGTTCGAAAACGACGACCAATTCCGCGACGTGCTGACGCTGAACTAG
- the nadC gene encoding carboxylating nicotinate-nucleotide diphosphorylase, with protein MRYDTSLELIDLALREDLAQGDITSESTVPADRRATAIMLAKQDGVISGLTTAQTVFTRVDPTVRFEPFVADGDRVTKGDALARISGNARSILAAERTALNLIQRLSGIATITSEYVAQVAGTNALVIDTRKTTPGLRYLEKAAVRHGGGSNHRFNLGDAVLIKDNHLAAIGGDHPIRDAVTAAKRRAPHTSKIEVEVVDLAGVREALDAQADIIMLDNMSLDEMREAVSLVDGRALVEASGGITLATLRAVAETGVDLISSGALTHSAPSLDISLDFQLDRT; from the coding sequence ATGCGCTACGACACCTCACTGGAACTGATCGACCTGGCGCTGCGCGAAGACCTCGCGCAGGGTGACATCACCAGCGAATCGACCGTGCCCGCCGATCGTCGGGCAACGGCGATCATGCTTGCGAAGCAGGACGGAGTCATTTCCGGTTTGACGACCGCGCAGACCGTTTTCACCCGGGTCGATCCAACGGTGAGGTTCGAGCCATTCGTGGCAGACGGCGACCGGGTGACCAAAGGCGACGCATTGGCGCGAATTTCCGGCAACGCCCGCTCGATCCTGGCAGCGGAGCGAACCGCGCTCAATCTGATCCAGCGCCTGTCAGGTATCGCCACGATCACGTCCGAATATGTCGCGCAGGTCGCGGGCACGAATGCCTTAGTCATCGACACGCGAAAAACGACACCAGGTCTGCGCTATCTGGAGAAAGCTGCCGTACGTCATGGTGGCGGCAGCAATCACCGGTTCAACCTGGGCGATGCGGTGCTCATCAAGGACAACCATCTTGCCGCTATCGGCGGAGATCACCCGATTCGTGACGCGGTGACCGCCGCGAAGCGCCGTGCCCCGCATACGTCCAAGATCGAGGTCGAAGTTGTCGACCTGGCAGGCGTGCGGGAGGCATTGGACGCGCAGGCGGACATCATCATGCTCGACAACATGTCGCTGGATGAGATGCGGGAGGCTGTGAGTCTGGTCGACGGCCGCGCCCTGGTGGAAGCCTCTGGAGGGATCACGCTCGCAACACTGCGTGCTGTGGCGGAAACCGGGGTCGATCTCATCTCATCGGGAGCCTTGACGCATTCGGCCCCGTCGCTCGATATCAGTCTCGACTTTCAGCTCGATCGAACCTGA
- a CDS encoding L,D-transpeptidase family protein — translation MLAFGGTRAATRRVSATSVAALAFLGLLVPLIALIAFPVKASAQSDWSAPRTVFIPETGQTIDGVFLDQWRAGGGANAYGNPITAELTEDGHTVQYYEYARFEYVPEDPDGIVVHLGNIGAELKPVTVFRTVPNLSGEGSGVGTLSYLANETRAWVPLSDSEAAQPDSATRTYVPETRHTVQHGFKDFWESTGGADYLGNPISEEFQGSKGVRYQVFERGKLAWSEIDGVYMLPVGSILAKQYNLDTTGTPTSDYPTYSEDLFIAPTPEPEPEPQGVSGELWIEVNLSAQYMTVWDGSIVLAETYVSTGREGFDTPPGTFYINSKLEFQTMEGVLGGEYYNVPDVPWVMYFTDMGHAIHGTYWHDNFGTPMSHGCINLPMDFAEWLYGIADVGTRVEIHY, via the coding sequence ATGCTGGCGTTTGGGGGAACACGCGCTGCCACACGGCGCGTATCGGCTACGAGTGTCGCTGCACTCGCATTCCTTGGTCTACTCGTTCCGCTCATTGCCCTGATCGCATTTCCGGTCAAGGCTTCTGCGCAGTCTGATTGGTCTGCCCCACGGACCGTCTTCATTCCGGAAACCGGCCAGACAATCGATGGCGTTTTCCTCGATCAGTGGCGGGCCGGCGGCGGTGCGAATGCTTATGGCAATCCGATCACCGCGGAACTCACTGAAGACGGTCACACGGTGCAGTACTACGAGTACGCCCGTTTCGAATACGTTCCCGAAGACCCGGACGGCATTGTCGTCCACCTCGGCAACATCGGAGCGGAACTGAAGCCAGTCACGGTCTTCCGCACGGTTCCGAACCTGTCCGGCGAAGGCTCGGGCGTGGGCACCCTGTCCTATCTCGCGAACGAAACGCGCGCCTGGGTTCCGCTTTCCGACTCCGAAGCCGCGCAGCCCGATAGCGCCACGCGGACCTATGTTCCGGAAACCCGCCACACGGTGCAGCACGGATTCAAGGATTTCTGGGAAAGCACCGGTGGCGCGGACTATCTGGGCAATCCGATTTCGGAAGAGTTCCAGGGAAGCAAGGGCGTGCGCTATCAGGTCTTCGAACGCGGCAAGCTCGCCTGGTCCGAAATCGATGGCGTCTACATGTTGCCGGTCGGCTCGATCCTGGCGAAGCAGTACAACCTCGACACCACCGGGACGCCGACCAGCGACTATCCCACCTACTCCGAAGACCTCTTCATTGCGCCAACACCAGAGCCTGAACCCGAGCCACAGGGCGTGTCTGGTGAGCTTTGGATCGAAGTCAATCTGAGCGCCCAGTACATGACGGTTTGGGACGGCAGCATCGTGCTGGCCGAAACCTACGTCAGCACGGGCCGCGAGGGGTTCGACACACCGCCAGGCACCTTCTACATCAACTCGAAGCTGGAGTTCCAGACGATGGAAGGGGTCCTGGGGGGCGAGTACTACAACGTGCCGGATGTCCCATGGGTCATGTACTTCACCGACATGGGACACGCCATTCATGGCACATACTGGCATGACAACTTCGGCACGCCGATGAGCCACGGCTGCATCAACCTGCCGATGGATTTCGCCGAGTGGCTCTACGGCATCGCCGATGTCGGCACCCGTGTGGAGATTCACTACTAG
- a CDS encoding copper resistance protein CopC translates to MKPGKLLAIALLLLSFVTGASGVLAHAELDRSLPESDAKLETAPIRIEIWFTEEIAEGSKIEVTDAAGTAVHEGDAELDLMDPDRKHLTVALKAGLPGGVYTVTWTSKSAEDGDEESGSFQFTVTGSGTPVASPVSSPAASPTVKVSGSLQAQPEAEPADIDDRALAIALGAGVLAALLIYGFWRLVRPKRHPFDRNPK, encoded by the coding sequence ATGAAACCCGGAAAACTTCTCGCCATCGCGCTTCTGCTGCTCAGCTTCGTCACCGGAGCTTCTGGCGTGTTGGCCCATGCAGAGCTGGATCGTTCGCTCCCTGAATCCGACGCGAAACTCGAAACCGCCCCGATCAGGATCGAGATCTGGTTCACCGAAGAGATCGCCGAAGGGTCGAAGATCGAAGTCACCGACGCGGCTGGCACAGCAGTGCACGAGGGCGATGCCGAACTCGACTTGATGGACCCGGATCGAAAGCATTTGACCGTCGCGCTGAAGGCCGGTCTTCCTGGTGGCGTCTACACCGTGACCTGGACCTCGAAGTCGGCCGAGGACGGTGATGAGGAGTCGGGTTCGTTCCAGTTCACCGTGACGGGATCTGGCACCCCGGTCGCATCTCCGGTCTCGTCCCCGGCAGCATCGCCCACCGTCAAGGTGAGCGGCTCTCTCCAGGCACAGCCCGAGGCGGAACCTGCCGATATCGACGATCGCGCGCTTGCGATCGCCCTCGGAGCCGGAGTCCTGGCGGCGCTCTTGATCTACGGGTTCTGGCGGTTGGTGCGGCCGAAGCGCCATCCATTCGACCGCAACCCAAAGTAG